One Osmerus eperlanus chromosome 16, fOsmEpe2.1, whole genome shotgun sequence DNA segment encodes these proteins:
- the slc39a6 gene encoding zinc transporter ZIP6 isoform X1 — MVAQRWTVAVLCILTLFWPYCNGTTGPECSTVSGERTGVHPLPTVDSQMAEQTQRQHLEALFNRYGENGTISISGLKRLLQSVGLDRIRKVMVQHHEQAEDDDAEAHGHTHHHHHHHHHQHHDHNSNQRQKHSHSETNEPKKAPKDPKVPKEEEPTPGKKVENSDAHHNLYVKKTTTSGQEMSTTPTYTTNVVVKSAERRRRRGAGDDLSQDSGPVVNQTHLDITEGEMTEHVSNVLISEDQTQPPVMSQEGSDDQHLHDHDHDEHLDQSLDHVEDKGECHNASSLLTSHGMTKEGVLTMKDFSYLCPALLNQIDRKSCIRHGDNHTQEETDHKLHNHHSHHHPHNPNETDYKENHKHSIAAAWVGGIVSITVISLLSLAGVVLIPLMNRVFFKFLLSFLVALAVGTLSGDAFLHLIPHSQGGHQHHHDLNETSGHGSHGEEDELYDLDPVWKGLTALSGVYIMFLIEHFLTLGKMYKDRKKKVRDQRGVVLHPLLKVPKKWAPEDKVEAEKRPALEENDLKPAEDFVEVLGTNGFKTSTDLETNGASTFGDHSDSVHGGSLAEEEEVMLAPPAVVATPEGYALASGPYTAEECENKCHSHFHDTVGQPDNMHHHHHDYHHILHHHHSQNHHPHSHSHSYSEQHFQQAGVAALAWMVIMGDGLHNFSDGLAIGAAFTEGLSSGLSTSVAVFCHELPHELGDFAVLLKAGMTVRQAILYNVLSAMMAYLGMIPGILIGHYAENVSMWIFALTAGLFMYVALVDMVPEMLHNDAGDHGFSHCGFFLLQNAGILLGFAIMLLIAIFEHKIHLDINI, encoded by the exons ATGGTAGCGCAGAGGTGGACAGTGGCAGTGTTGTGTATCCTTACACTGTTCTGGCCATACTGTAATGGGACCACTGGTCCAGAATGCAGCACAGTCTCAGGGGAGAGGACTGGAGTCCACCCTCTGCCCACAGTTGACAGTCAGATGGCAGAGCAGACTCAACGCCAGCACCTGGAGGCTCTGTTCAACAG GTACGGGGAAAATGGAACCATCTCTATATCCGGTCTGAAGCGTCTGCTGCAAAGTGTGGGCCTTGACCGTATTCGTAAAGTGATGGTTCAACACCACGAGCAAGCAGAAGATGATGATGCTGAggcacatgggcacacacaccaccaccaccaccatcaccaccatcaacaTCATGATCACAACAGCAACCAACGGCAAAAACACAGTCATTCGGAAACCAACGAGCCCAAAAAAGCCCCCAAGGACCCGAAGGTCCCCAAAGAAGAGGAGCCCACCCCGGGGAAGAAGGTGGAGAACTCGGACGCCCACCACAATCTGTACGTGAAGAAGACCACCACCTCCGGTCAGGAGATGAGCACCACTCCCACGTACACCACCAACGTGGTGGTGAAGTCCGCAGAGCGACGCAGACGCAGGGGGGCAGGCGATGACCTGTCCCAGGACAGTGGTCCTGTTGTCAATCAAACACACCTGGATATCACAGAGGGAGAAATGACTGAACATGTGAGCAATGTGCTGATCTCAGAGGACCAAACCCAGCCACCCGTGATGAGCCAGGAAGGTTCTGATGACCAGCACTTGCATGATCATGATCATGATGAGCACCTTGATCAAAGTCTTGACCATGtagaggacaagggagag TGTCATAATGCCTCCAGCCTCTTGACCTCCCATGGGATGACCAAAGAGGGGGTCCTCACTATGAAAGACTTCAGCtacctctgccctgccctcctcaaccAGATTGACAGAAAGTCCTGCATACGGCATGGCGACAACCACACGCAGGAAGAGACAG ACCATAAGCTGCACAACCACCACAGTCATCATCACCCTCACAACCCCAACGAGACTGACTATAAGGAAAACCACAAACACTCCATTGCTGCCG CATGGGTCGGAGGCATCGTCTCCATCACAGTCATCAGCCTGCTGTCCCTGGCGGGCGTGGTGCTCATTCCCCTGATGAACCGAGTGTTCTTCAAGTTCCTGCTCAGCTTCCTGGTGGCCCTGGCTGTGGGCACGCTCAGTGGAGACGCCTTCCTGCACCTCATCCCCCAC TCCCAGGGAGGCCACCAGCATCATCATGATCTGAATGAGACATCTGGACACGGTTCCCATGGGGAGGAGGACGAGCTGTATGACCTGGATCCGGTGTGGAAGGGGCTGACGGCTCTCAGCGGAGTCTACATCATGTTCCTGATCGAACATTTCCTCACGTTGGGCAAGATGTACAAGGACAGGAAGAAGAAGGTCAGAGATCAACGTGGCGTTGTTTTACATCCATTATTAAAG GTTCCGAAAAAATGGGCTCCTGAAGACAAGGTGGAGGCTGAGAAACGACCTGCACTGGAGGAGAACGACCTGAAGCCAGCTGAGG ATTTCGTAGAAGTGTTGGGTACAAACGGCTTCAAAACGTCCACAGATTTGGAAACCAACGGCGCGAGCACATTCGGCGACCACAGCGACAGTGTCCACGGGGGCAGtctggcggaggaggaggaggtgatgttAGCGCCCCCTGCCGTTGTCGCCACCCCGGAGGGCTACGCCTTGGCCTCGGGCCCCTACACGGCCGAGGAATGCGAGAACAAGTGCCACTCGCACTTCCACGACACAGTGGGCCAGCCCGACAACatgcaccaccatcaccacgacTACCACCACATCCTGCACCACCACCACTCCCAGAACCACCACCCGCACAGCCACTCCCACTCGTACTCGGAGCAGCACTTCCAGCAGGCGGGCGTGGCTGCCCTGGCCTGGATGGTCATCATGGGGGACGGCTTGCACAACTTCAGCGACGGCCTGGCCATAG GTGCAGCATTCACTGAAGGGCTATCCAGCGGTCTAAGTACATCTGTAGCTGTGTTCTGTCATGAACTACCTCACGAGTTAG gtgACTTTGCTGTGCTGCTAAAAGCTGGGATGACCGTGCGTCAGGCCATTCTCTACAACGTGCTGTCTGCTATGATGGCTTACCTTGGGATGATTCCAGGCATCCTCATCGGGCACTATGCTGAGAATGTGTCCATGTGGATCTTCGCCCTCACTGCAGGGCTCTTCATGTATGTGGCGTTGGTGGACATG GTTCCTGAGATGCTCCACAACGACGCAGGGGACCATGGCTTCAGCCACTGTGGCTTCTTCCTGCTCCAGAACGCAGGCATCCTGCTGGGCTTTGCCATAATGCTCCTCATTGCCATCTTCGAACACAAAATCCACCTGGACATCAATATATGA
- the crfb16 gene encoding cytokine receptor family member B16: MVRRSFLKSVLLLVLNILTKCVWLLPSPRDVTIKSINMRHVLKWRPPQSICSTTMYNVQFQGEFELSFLNGSWEDVPECQKITQNECDLTFDLSSDSDYNVRVRAECNNRVSPWSELHKPFNRRDTVLTVPDMTVTAMGHSLMVTFQNLSLTGGVIVTEWKTGEELRTKTHVIPVDQNYLHITSLQEGAEYCVKAHTHLDSHSRSSSSTDTQCATITGHTAPWLKPTTAIAAVILVCLLFALFGSVVHCNPEDCQAYFHKEPMPASLRMDLSITISKLQLPKEELSESIHSFLPIDRHT, translated from the exons ATGGTAAGGAGAAGTTTTTTAAAAAGTGTGCTTCTACTGGTCCTCAACATCCTCACAAAAT GTGTCTGGCTGTTGCCTTCCCCAAGGGATGTCACAATCAAGTCAATAAACATGCGGCATGTGCTTAAATGGCGCCCCCCACAGTCCATCTGTAGCACAACTATGTACAATGTACAATTTCAAGG AGAGTTTGAGCTGAGTTTCTTGAATGGAAGCTGGGAAGATGTGCCTGAATGCCAGAAAATAACCCAAAATGAATGtgatctgacctttgacctcagcTCAGACTCTGACTACAACGTCCGTGTACGGGCGGAGTGCAATAACAGAGTCTCACCATGGTCAGAGCTCCACAAACCATTTAACCGGAGAGACA CAGTCCTGACTGTTCCTGATATGACTGTGACAGCAATGGGACATTCCCTAATGGTGACATTCCAAAACCTGTCACTTACTGGGGGAGTCATAGTGACAGAgtggaagacaggagaggaactCAGG actAAAACACATGTCATTCCGGTGGACCAGAACTACCTCCACATCACCTCCCTACAGGAGGGGGCGGAATACTGTGTCaaggcccacacacacctggactcccacagcaggagcagcagcagcactgaCACACAGTGTGCCACCATCACAG GTCATACTGCACCTTGGCTGAAGCCTACTACTGCTATTGCTGCAGTGATATTGGTATGCCTGTTATTTGCTCTGTTTGGGTCAGTGGTCCATTGCAATCCAGAGGACTGTCAAGCCTATTTCCACAAAGAACCCATGCCTGCCTCACTG aggaTGGATCTATCAATCACAATATCAAAGCTCCAACTACCAAAGGAAGAGCTTAGTGAGTCGATCCATTCATTTCTGCCGATTGACCGACATACTTAA
- the slc39a6 gene encoding zinc transporter ZIP6 isoform X2, translating to MVAQRWTVAVLCILTLFWPYCNGTTGPECSTVSGERTGVHPLPTVDSQMAEQTQRQHLEALFNRYGENGTISISGLKRLLQSVGLDRIRKVMVQHHEQAEDDDAEAHGHTHHHHHHHHHQHHDHNSNQRQKHSHSETNEPKKAPKDPKVPKEEEPTPGKKVENSDAHHNLYVKKTTTSGQEMSTTPTYTTNVVVKSAERRRRRGAGDDLSQDSGPVVNQTHLDITEGEMTEHVSNVLISEDQTQPPVMSQEGSDDQHLHDHDHDEHLDQSLDHVEDKGECHNASSLLTSHGMTKEGVLTMKDFSYLCPALLNQIDRKSCIRHGDNHTQEETDHKLHNHHSHHHPHNPNETDYKENHKHSIAAAWVGGIVSITVISLLSLAGVVLIPLMNRVFFKFLLSFLVALAVGTLSGDAFLHLIPHSQGGHQHHHDLNETSGHGSHGEEDELYDLDPVWKGLTALSGVYIMFLIEHFLTLGKMYKDRKKKVPKKWAPEDKVEAEKRPALEENDLKPAEDFVEVLGTNGFKTSTDLETNGASTFGDHSDSVHGGSLAEEEEVMLAPPAVVATPEGYALASGPYTAEECENKCHSHFHDTVGQPDNMHHHHHDYHHILHHHHSQNHHPHSHSHSYSEQHFQQAGVAALAWMVIMGDGLHNFSDGLAIGAAFTEGLSSGLSTSVAVFCHELPHELGDFAVLLKAGMTVRQAILYNVLSAMMAYLGMIPGILIGHYAENVSMWIFALTAGLFMYVALVDMVPEMLHNDAGDHGFSHCGFFLLQNAGILLGFAIMLLIAIFEHKIHLDINI from the exons ATGGTAGCGCAGAGGTGGACAGTGGCAGTGTTGTGTATCCTTACACTGTTCTGGCCATACTGTAATGGGACCACTGGTCCAGAATGCAGCACAGTCTCAGGGGAGAGGACTGGAGTCCACCCTCTGCCCACAGTTGACAGTCAGATGGCAGAGCAGACTCAACGCCAGCACCTGGAGGCTCTGTTCAACAG GTACGGGGAAAATGGAACCATCTCTATATCCGGTCTGAAGCGTCTGCTGCAAAGTGTGGGCCTTGACCGTATTCGTAAAGTGATGGTTCAACACCACGAGCAAGCAGAAGATGATGATGCTGAggcacatgggcacacacaccaccaccaccaccatcaccaccatcaacaTCATGATCACAACAGCAACCAACGGCAAAAACACAGTCATTCGGAAACCAACGAGCCCAAAAAAGCCCCCAAGGACCCGAAGGTCCCCAAAGAAGAGGAGCCCACCCCGGGGAAGAAGGTGGAGAACTCGGACGCCCACCACAATCTGTACGTGAAGAAGACCACCACCTCCGGTCAGGAGATGAGCACCACTCCCACGTACACCACCAACGTGGTGGTGAAGTCCGCAGAGCGACGCAGACGCAGGGGGGCAGGCGATGACCTGTCCCAGGACAGTGGTCCTGTTGTCAATCAAACACACCTGGATATCACAGAGGGAGAAATGACTGAACATGTGAGCAATGTGCTGATCTCAGAGGACCAAACCCAGCCACCCGTGATGAGCCAGGAAGGTTCTGATGACCAGCACTTGCATGATCATGATCATGATGAGCACCTTGATCAAAGTCTTGACCATGtagaggacaagggagag TGTCATAATGCCTCCAGCCTCTTGACCTCCCATGGGATGACCAAAGAGGGGGTCCTCACTATGAAAGACTTCAGCtacctctgccctgccctcctcaaccAGATTGACAGAAAGTCCTGCATACGGCATGGCGACAACCACACGCAGGAAGAGACAG ACCATAAGCTGCACAACCACCACAGTCATCATCACCCTCACAACCCCAACGAGACTGACTATAAGGAAAACCACAAACACTCCATTGCTGCCG CATGGGTCGGAGGCATCGTCTCCATCACAGTCATCAGCCTGCTGTCCCTGGCGGGCGTGGTGCTCATTCCCCTGATGAACCGAGTGTTCTTCAAGTTCCTGCTCAGCTTCCTGGTGGCCCTGGCTGTGGGCACGCTCAGTGGAGACGCCTTCCTGCACCTCATCCCCCAC TCCCAGGGAGGCCACCAGCATCATCATGATCTGAATGAGACATCTGGACACGGTTCCCATGGGGAGGAGGACGAGCTGTATGACCTGGATCCGGTGTGGAAGGGGCTGACGGCTCTCAGCGGAGTCTACATCATGTTCCTGATCGAACATTTCCTCACGTTGGGCAAGATGTACAAGGACAGGAAGAAGAAG GTTCCGAAAAAATGGGCTCCTGAAGACAAGGTGGAGGCTGAGAAACGACCTGCACTGGAGGAGAACGACCTGAAGCCAGCTGAGG ATTTCGTAGAAGTGTTGGGTACAAACGGCTTCAAAACGTCCACAGATTTGGAAACCAACGGCGCGAGCACATTCGGCGACCACAGCGACAGTGTCCACGGGGGCAGtctggcggaggaggaggaggtgatgttAGCGCCCCCTGCCGTTGTCGCCACCCCGGAGGGCTACGCCTTGGCCTCGGGCCCCTACACGGCCGAGGAATGCGAGAACAAGTGCCACTCGCACTTCCACGACACAGTGGGCCAGCCCGACAACatgcaccaccatcaccacgacTACCACCACATCCTGCACCACCACCACTCCCAGAACCACCACCCGCACAGCCACTCCCACTCGTACTCGGAGCAGCACTTCCAGCAGGCGGGCGTGGCTGCCCTGGCCTGGATGGTCATCATGGGGGACGGCTTGCACAACTTCAGCGACGGCCTGGCCATAG GTGCAGCATTCACTGAAGGGCTATCCAGCGGTCTAAGTACATCTGTAGCTGTGTTCTGTCATGAACTACCTCACGAGTTAG gtgACTTTGCTGTGCTGCTAAAAGCTGGGATGACCGTGCGTCAGGCCATTCTCTACAACGTGCTGTCTGCTATGATGGCTTACCTTGGGATGATTCCAGGCATCCTCATCGGGCACTATGCTGAGAATGTGTCCATGTGGATCTTCGCCCTCACTGCAGGGCTCTTCATGTATGTGGCGTTGGTGGACATG GTTCCTGAGATGCTCCACAACGACGCAGGGGACCATGGCTTCAGCCACTGTGGCTTCTTCCTGCTCCAGAACGCAGGCATCCTGCTGGGCTTTGCCATAATGCTCCTCATTGCCATCTTCGAACACAAAATCCACCTGGACATCAATATATGA
- the slc39a6 gene encoding zinc transporter ZIP6 isoform X4: MVAQRWTVAVLCILTLFWPYCNGTTGPECSTVSGERTGVHPLPTVDSQMAEQTQRQHLEALFNRYGENGTISISGLKRLLQSVGLDRIRKVMVQHHEQAEDDDAEAHGHTHHHHHHHHHQHHDHNSNQRQKHSHSETNEPKKAPKDPKVPKEEEPTPGKKVENSDAHHNLYVKKTTTSGQEMSTTPTYTTNVVVKSAERRRRRGAGDDLSQDSGPVVNQTHLDITEGEMTEHVSNVLISEDQTQPPVMSQEGSDDQHLHDHDHDEHLDQSLDHVEDKGECHNASSLLTSHGMTKEGVLTMKDFSYLCPALLNQIDRKSCIRHGDNHTQEETDHKLHNHHSHHHPHNPNETDYKENHKHSIAAAWVGGIVSITVISLLSLAGVVLIPLMNRVFFKFLLSFLVALAVGTLSGDAFLHLIPHSQGGHQHHHDLNETSGHGSHGEEDELYDLDPVWKGLTALSGVYIMFLIEHFLTLGKMYKDRKKKVPKKWAPEDKVEAEKRPALEENDLKPAEDLETNGASTFGDHSDSVHGGSLAEEEEVMLAPPAVVATPEGYALASGPYTAEECENKCHSHFHDTVGQPDNMHHHHHDYHHILHHHHSQNHHPHSHSHSYSEQHFQQAGVAALAWMVIMGDGLHNFSDGLAIGAAFTEGLSSGLSTSVAVFCHELPHELGDFAVLLKAGMTVRQAILYNVLSAMMAYLGMIPGILIGHYAENVSMWIFALTAGLFMYVALVDMVPEMLHNDAGDHGFSHCGFFLLQNAGILLGFAIMLLIAIFEHKIHLDINI, from the exons ATGGTAGCGCAGAGGTGGACAGTGGCAGTGTTGTGTATCCTTACACTGTTCTGGCCATACTGTAATGGGACCACTGGTCCAGAATGCAGCACAGTCTCAGGGGAGAGGACTGGAGTCCACCCTCTGCCCACAGTTGACAGTCAGATGGCAGAGCAGACTCAACGCCAGCACCTGGAGGCTCTGTTCAACAG GTACGGGGAAAATGGAACCATCTCTATATCCGGTCTGAAGCGTCTGCTGCAAAGTGTGGGCCTTGACCGTATTCGTAAAGTGATGGTTCAACACCACGAGCAAGCAGAAGATGATGATGCTGAggcacatgggcacacacaccaccaccaccaccatcaccaccatcaacaTCATGATCACAACAGCAACCAACGGCAAAAACACAGTCATTCGGAAACCAACGAGCCCAAAAAAGCCCCCAAGGACCCGAAGGTCCCCAAAGAAGAGGAGCCCACCCCGGGGAAGAAGGTGGAGAACTCGGACGCCCACCACAATCTGTACGTGAAGAAGACCACCACCTCCGGTCAGGAGATGAGCACCACTCCCACGTACACCACCAACGTGGTGGTGAAGTCCGCAGAGCGACGCAGACGCAGGGGGGCAGGCGATGACCTGTCCCAGGACAGTGGTCCTGTTGTCAATCAAACACACCTGGATATCACAGAGGGAGAAATGACTGAACATGTGAGCAATGTGCTGATCTCAGAGGACCAAACCCAGCCACCCGTGATGAGCCAGGAAGGTTCTGATGACCAGCACTTGCATGATCATGATCATGATGAGCACCTTGATCAAAGTCTTGACCATGtagaggacaagggagag TGTCATAATGCCTCCAGCCTCTTGACCTCCCATGGGATGACCAAAGAGGGGGTCCTCACTATGAAAGACTTCAGCtacctctgccctgccctcctcaaccAGATTGACAGAAAGTCCTGCATACGGCATGGCGACAACCACACGCAGGAAGAGACAG ACCATAAGCTGCACAACCACCACAGTCATCATCACCCTCACAACCCCAACGAGACTGACTATAAGGAAAACCACAAACACTCCATTGCTGCCG CATGGGTCGGAGGCATCGTCTCCATCACAGTCATCAGCCTGCTGTCCCTGGCGGGCGTGGTGCTCATTCCCCTGATGAACCGAGTGTTCTTCAAGTTCCTGCTCAGCTTCCTGGTGGCCCTGGCTGTGGGCACGCTCAGTGGAGACGCCTTCCTGCACCTCATCCCCCAC TCCCAGGGAGGCCACCAGCATCATCATGATCTGAATGAGACATCTGGACACGGTTCCCATGGGGAGGAGGACGAGCTGTATGACCTGGATCCGGTGTGGAAGGGGCTGACGGCTCTCAGCGGAGTCTACATCATGTTCCTGATCGAACATTTCCTCACGTTGGGCAAGATGTACAAGGACAGGAAGAAGAAG GTTCCGAAAAAATGGGCTCCTGAAGACAAGGTGGAGGCTGAGAAACGACCTGCACTGGAGGAGAACGACCTGAAGCCAGCTGAGG ATTTGGAAACCAACGGCGCGAGCACATTCGGCGACCACAGCGACAGTGTCCACGGGGGCAGtctggcggaggaggaggaggtgatgttAGCGCCCCCTGCCGTTGTCGCCACCCCGGAGGGCTACGCCTTGGCCTCGGGCCCCTACACGGCCGAGGAATGCGAGAACAAGTGCCACTCGCACTTCCACGACACAGTGGGCCAGCCCGACAACatgcaccaccatcaccacgacTACCACCACATCCTGCACCACCACCACTCCCAGAACCACCACCCGCACAGCCACTCCCACTCGTACTCGGAGCAGCACTTCCAGCAGGCGGGCGTGGCTGCCCTGGCCTGGATGGTCATCATGGGGGACGGCTTGCACAACTTCAGCGACGGCCTGGCCATAG GTGCAGCATTCACTGAAGGGCTATCCAGCGGTCTAAGTACATCTGTAGCTGTGTTCTGTCATGAACTACCTCACGAGTTAG gtgACTTTGCTGTGCTGCTAAAAGCTGGGATGACCGTGCGTCAGGCCATTCTCTACAACGTGCTGTCTGCTATGATGGCTTACCTTGGGATGATTCCAGGCATCCTCATCGGGCACTATGCTGAGAATGTGTCCATGTGGATCTTCGCCCTCACTGCAGGGCTCTTCATGTATGTGGCGTTGGTGGACATG GTTCCTGAGATGCTCCACAACGACGCAGGGGACCATGGCTTCAGCCACTGTGGCTTCTTCCTGCTCCAGAACGCAGGCATCCTGCTGGGCTTTGCCATAATGCTCCTCATTGCCATCTTCGAACACAAAATCCACCTGGACATCAATATATGA
- the slc39a6 gene encoding zinc transporter ZIP6 isoform X3, translated as MVAQRWTVAVLCILTLFWPYCNGTTGPECSTVSGERTGVHPLPTVDSQMAEQTQRQHLEALFNRYGENGTISISGLKRLLQSVGLDRIRKVMVQHHEQAEDDDAEAHGHTHHHHHHHHHQHHDHNSNQRQKHSHSETNEPKKAPKDPKVPKEEEPTPGKKVENSDAHHNLYVKKTTTSGQEMSTTPTYTTNVVVKSAERRRRRGAGDDLSQDSGPVVNQTHLDITEGEMTEHVSNVLISEDQTQPPVMSQEGSDDQHLHDHDHDEHLDQSLDHVEDKGECHNASSLLTSHGMTKEGVLTMKDFSYLCPALLNQIDRKSCIRHGDNHTQEETDHKLHNHHSHHHPHNPNETDYKENHKHSIAAAWVGGIVSITVISLLSLAGVVLIPLMNRVFFKFLLSFLVALAVGTLSGDAFLHLIPHSQGGHQHHHDLNETSGHGSHGEEDELYDLDPVWKGLTALSGVYIMFLIEHFLTLGKMYKDRKKKVRDQRGVVLHPLLKVPKKWAPEDKVEAEKRPALEENDLKPAEDLETNGASTFGDHSDSVHGGSLAEEEEVMLAPPAVVATPEGYALASGPYTAEECENKCHSHFHDTVGQPDNMHHHHHDYHHILHHHHSQNHHPHSHSHSYSEQHFQQAGVAALAWMVIMGDGLHNFSDGLAIGAAFTEGLSSGLSTSVAVFCHELPHELGDFAVLLKAGMTVRQAILYNVLSAMMAYLGMIPGILIGHYAENVSMWIFALTAGLFMYVALVDMVPEMLHNDAGDHGFSHCGFFLLQNAGILLGFAIMLLIAIFEHKIHLDINI; from the exons ATGGTAGCGCAGAGGTGGACAGTGGCAGTGTTGTGTATCCTTACACTGTTCTGGCCATACTGTAATGGGACCACTGGTCCAGAATGCAGCACAGTCTCAGGGGAGAGGACTGGAGTCCACCCTCTGCCCACAGTTGACAGTCAGATGGCAGAGCAGACTCAACGCCAGCACCTGGAGGCTCTGTTCAACAG GTACGGGGAAAATGGAACCATCTCTATATCCGGTCTGAAGCGTCTGCTGCAAAGTGTGGGCCTTGACCGTATTCGTAAAGTGATGGTTCAACACCACGAGCAAGCAGAAGATGATGATGCTGAggcacatgggcacacacaccaccaccaccaccatcaccaccatcaacaTCATGATCACAACAGCAACCAACGGCAAAAACACAGTCATTCGGAAACCAACGAGCCCAAAAAAGCCCCCAAGGACCCGAAGGTCCCCAAAGAAGAGGAGCCCACCCCGGGGAAGAAGGTGGAGAACTCGGACGCCCACCACAATCTGTACGTGAAGAAGACCACCACCTCCGGTCAGGAGATGAGCACCACTCCCACGTACACCACCAACGTGGTGGTGAAGTCCGCAGAGCGACGCAGACGCAGGGGGGCAGGCGATGACCTGTCCCAGGACAGTGGTCCTGTTGTCAATCAAACACACCTGGATATCACAGAGGGAGAAATGACTGAACATGTGAGCAATGTGCTGATCTCAGAGGACCAAACCCAGCCACCCGTGATGAGCCAGGAAGGTTCTGATGACCAGCACTTGCATGATCATGATCATGATGAGCACCTTGATCAAAGTCTTGACCATGtagaggacaagggagag TGTCATAATGCCTCCAGCCTCTTGACCTCCCATGGGATGACCAAAGAGGGGGTCCTCACTATGAAAGACTTCAGCtacctctgccctgccctcctcaaccAGATTGACAGAAAGTCCTGCATACGGCATGGCGACAACCACACGCAGGAAGAGACAG ACCATAAGCTGCACAACCACCACAGTCATCATCACCCTCACAACCCCAACGAGACTGACTATAAGGAAAACCACAAACACTCCATTGCTGCCG CATGGGTCGGAGGCATCGTCTCCATCACAGTCATCAGCCTGCTGTCCCTGGCGGGCGTGGTGCTCATTCCCCTGATGAACCGAGTGTTCTTCAAGTTCCTGCTCAGCTTCCTGGTGGCCCTGGCTGTGGGCACGCTCAGTGGAGACGCCTTCCTGCACCTCATCCCCCAC TCCCAGGGAGGCCACCAGCATCATCATGATCTGAATGAGACATCTGGACACGGTTCCCATGGGGAGGAGGACGAGCTGTATGACCTGGATCCGGTGTGGAAGGGGCTGACGGCTCTCAGCGGAGTCTACATCATGTTCCTGATCGAACATTTCCTCACGTTGGGCAAGATGTACAAGGACAGGAAGAAGAAGGTCAGAGATCAACGTGGCGTTGTTTTACATCCATTATTAAAG GTTCCGAAAAAATGGGCTCCTGAAGACAAGGTGGAGGCTGAGAAACGACCTGCACTGGAGGAGAACGACCTGAAGCCAGCTGAGG ATTTGGAAACCAACGGCGCGAGCACATTCGGCGACCACAGCGACAGTGTCCACGGGGGCAGtctggcggaggaggaggaggtgatgttAGCGCCCCCTGCCGTTGTCGCCACCCCGGAGGGCTACGCCTTGGCCTCGGGCCCCTACACGGCCGAGGAATGCGAGAACAAGTGCCACTCGCACTTCCACGACACAGTGGGCCAGCCCGACAACatgcaccaccatcaccacgacTACCACCACATCCTGCACCACCACCACTCCCAGAACCACCACCCGCACAGCCACTCCCACTCGTACTCGGAGCAGCACTTCCAGCAGGCGGGCGTGGCTGCCCTGGCCTGGATGGTCATCATGGGGGACGGCTTGCACAACTTCAGCGACGGCCTGGCCATAG GTGCAGCATTCACTGAAGGGCTATCCAGCGGTCTAAGTACATCTGTAGCTGTGTTCTGTCATGAACTACCTCACGAGTTAG gtgACTTTGCTGTGCTGCTAAAAGCTGGGATGACCGTGCGTCAGGCCATTCTCTACAACGTGCTGTCTGCTATGATGGCTTACCTTGGGATGATTCCAGGCATCCTCATCGGGCACTATGCTGAGAATGTGTCCATGTGGATCTTCGCCCTCACTGCAGGGCTCTTCATGTATGTGGCGTTGGTGGACATG GTTCCTGAGATGCTCCACAACGACGCAGGGGACCATGGCTTCAGCCACTGTGGCTTCTTCCTGCTCCAGAACGCAGGCATCCTGCTGGGCTTTGCCATAATGCTCCTCATTGCCATCTTCGAACACAAAATCCACCTGGACATCAATATATGA